In Cellulomonas sp. JZ18, the DNA window ACGAGCCGGCGGATCTCGACGTTCGCGCCGTCGTCCGTGCCGATCGTCAGGGCGCCGTTGAGCGCGAACTTCATGTTGCCCGTGCCGGACGCCTCCTTGCCGGCGAGGGAGATCTGCTCCGAGAGGTCCGCGGCCGGGATGAGCTTCTCCGCGAGCGTCACGTTGTAGTTCGGCGGGAACACGACCGTCAGCGCGCCCTGCACGCGAGGGTCGGCGTTGACGGTCCGGGCCACGTGGTTGATGAGGCCGATGATCTGCTTGGCCATCGTGTAGCCGGGCGCGGCCTTGGCGCCGAACGCGAAGACGCGCGGCTGGATCGAGGCGGGGTCGAGCTCGCCGGTCGTGATGCGCTCGTACAGCGAGACGACGTGCAGCAGCTTGAGGGTCTGGCGCTTGTACTCGTGCAGGCGCTTGACCATCACGTCCAGCATCGCGTCGGTGCGCAGCGTGATGCCGTCGCGGCGCTCGAGCACGTCCGCCAGGCGCTGCTTGTTCGCCGCCTTGACCGCGCGGAACCGCTCGCGGAACTCGGCGTCGTCGGCCAGCGGCTCCATCTCCCGCAGCCGCTCGAGGTCCGTCAGCCAGCCGGGGCCGATCGCGTCGGTGACGAGGTCCGACAGCGCGGGGTTGGCGAGGCGGATGAAGCGGCGCGGCGTGACGCCGTTCGTCACGTTGGTGAACTTGTCCGGCCAGACCTCGGCGAAGTCGGGCAGGACGTTGTCGCGCAGCAGCTGCGAGTGCAGCTCGGCGACGCCGTTGACCTTCGAGCCCGCGATCGTCGCGAGGTACGCCATGCGCACGGACCGCTCGGGGTGCTCGGCGATGATCGACATGCGGCGCAGCCGCGGCTCGTCGTTCGGGAACCGCTCGCGCACCTGGGCGAGGAACTCCTCGTTGATGCGGTAGATGATCTCGAGGTGCCGCGGCAGCAGGCGGCCGAGCAGGTCGACCGACCACACCTCGAGGGCCTCGGGCAGCAGCGTGTGGCAGGTGTACGCGAAGCACTGCTGCGTGACGGCCCAGGCCTCGTCCCACGCGAACTTCTTCTCGTCGACGAGGATGCGCATGAGCTCCGGCACCGCGATGACGGGGTGCGTGTCGTTGAGCTGGAACACGATCCGCTCGGGCAGCCGGTGCAGGTCGAAGCCCGCGGGCAGGACGTTGTCGACGAAGTCGCGGATCGAGCACGCGACGAAGAAGTACTGCTGCTGCAGGCGCAGCTCCTTGCCCTGCGGCGTGGAGTCCTCGGGGTACAGGACCTTGGAGATGTTCTCCGCGAACGTCTGCGCGCGCACCGCCTCGGCGTAGTCGCCGGAGTTGAAGATCTGCAGGTCGAACGCCCGCGTCGCCCGCGCGCTCCACAGGCGCAGCGTGTTCACGCGCCCGTTCTGGTACCCGGGGACCATGTAGTTGTAGGGCACGCCCAGCACGTCCCACGCCGGGTTCCAGCGGGTGCGCTCGACGCCGTCCTCGTCGGTGTACGTCTCGGTCGACCCGCCGAAGTGCACGGTGACCGCGTGCTCGGGGTGCGGGAACTCCCACGGCGCGCCCAGCTCCAGCCACGTGTCCGGCTGCTCCACCTGCCAGCCGTCGACGAACGTCTGGCGGAAGATGCCGTACTCGTAGCGGATGCCGTAGCCGATGCAGGGCACGCTCATCGTCGCGAGCGAGTCGACGAAGCACGCCGCGAGGCGCCCGAGACCGCCGTTGCCGAGGCCGGGCTCGACCTCCTGCTCGCGCAGCGTGGCCAGGTCGATGCCGAGCGAGCCGAGGCCCTCCTCGACGATCTCCGCCATGTCGGTCGCGATGAGCGCGTTGTCGAGCTGCCGGCCCAGCAGGTACTCGGCGGACAGGTACGCGACGGCCTTGGACTGCGCCTCCATCTGGCGGCGGACCGTCTCCAGCCAGCGCGCCATGAGGTACTGGCGGACCGTGCGCGCGAGCGCGAGGTACTGGTCGTTGACGTTGGAGCGCGCCAGGGTCACGCCCTGCCCGAAGTGCAGCTCGCGGAGGAACTCCTTCACGAAGCCCTCGACGGAGTGCTGGGGGGCGGTCACGGGTGCGGTGCCGTTGACACGGTTCTCAGTCACTTGCGCAACGCTAGACGGCCGCCGGGGGTTGGGCCAGGCCGGTGGTCCCTGCGGTCCCGGGACGGATCGGGACGTCCCGGCACGATCGGCGCGTCCTGCCCGGCGTGTCGGCCCGTCCCGGCCCGTCGCGGGCAGCGCGCGACGCCGAGACTCTCATCCACGTCTCATCCGGCGGCGGCATCCTCGTCCGCGGAGCGGACCCGGGACGGGCCGCGGGGCGCAGCGCGCGAGCGCGCGGGGACGGAGGACGGGCATGGGCCGACGCGGCGTGGTCGCGCTCGTGGGCGCCGTCGTGCTCGCGCTCGCCGGCTGGCTCGTCACGCGCGCCGCCGCCGCGCCACCGGCGGACACCGGCCTCGGCGAGGTCGTCGTCGTGACCACCACGCCGGCGCCCGCGACCCCGGACCCCGGCGTGGGTGGTCCCGGCACCGCACCGGCGTCCCCAGCACCCCCGCCCCGGCACCGACGCCGACCGCGGTCGCCCCGGCGCCGCCCCAGCCCGCCCCGCGGACGACGACGGCGACGACGACGGGGACGACGACGGCGACGACGACGCGGGTGACGACGAGGACGACGACGCGGGTGCCGACGATGACTGACGCCACCGGCCGGCGCCCGCCGGCCCTGCCGCCGCGCCGCGCCGCACGACCGGTGCCGCCGCCGTCCGCCGTCGAGACGACGCTGCCGCTGCCGGCGGTCGACGTCGCGCCCCGACCCCCGACACCGCCGACGCCCGAGGGGCCTGCGGCACCCGCACCGTCCGCGGAGCCGGAGCGCCGGGTCGTCACCGTCCGCGTCCGCGTGCTCGCGGCCGTCCTCGCCGCGACCTGCGCCGCGCTCGCCGTGTCCGGCTGGGTCGCGGCGCTGCTCGGCGGCGCCCGCGTCGACGCGCGCATCGACGACGACCTGCGGCGCAACGCCGAGCAGGTCCGGCTGCTCGCCGCCGACGGGGTGGACCCGCAGACGGGCGGGCCGTTCGCGTCGGCGCACGAGCTCGTCGTCACCGCGATGTCCCGCACGGTCCCCGCGCGCACCGAGGGCATGCTCGCCCTGCAGGACGGCGCCGTGACCGTCGTCGCCGCGGACTCGGTGGTGCTGCGGCCGGAGGACGACGCCGAGCTGGTCGCCCGTCTCGCCGACCCCGCGCTGACCGCGAGCGCGCGCCTGCTCAGCGTCCCGACCGCGGTCACCGACTGGCGGGTCGCGGTGATCCCGGTGCGCCCCGCCGACGCGACGACGGCCGCCGACGGCACGACCGTGCTCGTCCTCGCCTACGACCGGACCGCTGAGCGCGGGGCGTTCGTCGGCATCTTCGGCACCTACGCCGCCGTCGCGGCGGTCGCGGCCGCGCTCGTCGCGGTGGTGGGGTGGGTCGTGGCCGGACGCCTGCTGCGCCCCGTGCGCCTGCTCGGGCGCACGGCGCGCAGCATCACCGACACCGACCTGTCGGCGCGGCTGCCCGTGCGCGGCAACGACGACGTGGCCGAGCTGACCCGCGCGTTCAACGCGATGCTCGACCGGATCCAGGCGGCCGTCGGCGCCCAGCGGGCGCTCCTGGACGACGTGGGCCACGAGCTGCGGACGCCGCTGACGGTCGTGCGGGGGCACGTCGAGCTCATGGACACCGCCGACCCGGCCGACGCGCAGGAGACGCGCGAGCTGGTGCTCGACGAGCTGGACCGCATGGGCCGCCTGATGGACGACCTGCTCACGCTCGCGACGGTCGGCAGCCCGGACTTCGTGCGGTTCGCGCCGCACGACGTCGGCGCGCTCACCGACACGGTCTCCGGCAACGTGCGCCCGCTCGGCCGGCGGCGGTGGGGCGTCGAGGCGCGGGCCGAGGGCACCGCGCTCGTCGACGCGCAGCGCCTGACGCAGGCGTGGCTGCAGCTCGCGGCGAACGCCGTGAAGTTCTCGGACGAGGGGTCGACGATCCTGCTGGGCTCGCGCGTGGTGGACGACCACCTCGAGCTGTGGGTGACCGACGAGGGCGTCGGCATCGCCCCCGCCGACGTCGGCCGCGTCTTCGAGCGGTTCGCGCGGGCGGACGAGGACGACGAGCGGCCGGGCGCGGGCCTCGGGCTCGCCATCGTCGCGGCCATCGCGCACGCGCACGGCGGTACCGCGGACGTCGTGTCCACCCCCGGCCGGGGCTCGACGTTCACCGTCCGCGTGCCCCTCGCCGGCCCGCCGTCCGGCGCCACCCCGGGACCGGCCGCCGTCCCGACCGCCGCTGCCCCGACCGCCGCTGCCCCGACCTCCGGAGGGACGCCGTGACCCAGATCCTCGTGGCCGAGGACGAGACCCGCATCGCCCGCTTCGTCGCGAAGGGGCTCAAGGCCGCCGGGTACGGCAGCACCACCGTCGCGACCGCGCGCGAGGCGCTGGACCTCGCCGCGAGCGGGGAGTTCGACCTGCTCGTGCTCGACCTCGGCCTCAAGGGCGGCGACGGCCTGGCGGTCCTGCGCCGGCTGCGCGAGCACGGCAGCCGCATGCCGGTCATCATCCTCACCGCGCGCTCGACGGTCCGGGACGTCGTGGCGGGGCTCGACGAGGGCGCCGACGACTACATGGCCAAGCCGTTCACGTTCGAGGAGCTGCTGGCGCGCATCCGCGTGCGGCTGCGCACCGACCCCGCCGACGAGCCGACCGTGCTGCGCGCCGGCGACCTGTCCCTGGACCTCAGGACCCGGCGCGCGGGCGTCGGCGACCGCGAGGTCGACCTGTCGGCGCGCGAGTTCGGGCTGCTCGAGGCGTTCCTGCGGCACCCGGGCCAGGTGCTCAGCCGCGAGCAGCTGCTGTCGCAGGTGTGGGGGTACGACTTCGACCCGTCGTCGAACGTCGTCGACGTCTACGTGCGCTACCTGCGCGGCAAGGTCGGCGCCGACCGGGTCGAGACCGTGCGCGGCATGGGCTACCGCCTGGCGGCGCGCTGACCGACCCGTGCCGGGCGGCGCCGGCGGGTACGAAAGCCCGTGACAGCGGGGGCGGTCCGCACCAGGGTGGGGTCGTCCGACGCCCACCCGATGAGTTCGCGCCCGGGCGGTCTGCACCACCGACACCCCACGCACCCCGCCGGAGGACCTCCCGTGTCTGCCCCACGCCCGGACCCGACCCCGCGGACCAGCCGACCGGCACGCCCCCGGACGCCACGTCCGGCGGCGGGTCCCCCGACGCCCCGGCCGGCGACGCGCACGTCGACGTCGCGCTGGCGGACGCACCGCTGACCGAGGCCGAGCGGCCGCGGTGGCGGCGCGACGTCACGGTGTTCCTCGCGGGTCAGACGTCGTCGCTGCTCGGCTCGATGCTGGTCCAGTACGCGATCATGTGGCACCTCACGCTCGAGACGCGGTCCGGCGCCGTCATGGCGCTGTACGCCGTGTTCGGGTTCCTGCCGCAGGCCGTCGTCTCCGTGTTCGGCGGCGTCTGGGCCGACCGGCACGACCGCAAGAAGCTCATCATCGGCGCCGACGCGACGATCGCCGCGAGCACGCTCGCCCTGGCCCTGCTCATGCTGTCCGGCTACGACGAGCTGTGGCTGCTCTACCTGGTCGCCGCGATCCGCTCGGCCGGTGCGGGCATCCAGACCCCTGCGGTGTCGTCGCTGCTGCCGCAGGTCGTGCCGACCGAGAAGCTCATGCGGGTCAACGGCATCAACCAGACGATCCAGTCCGCGATGATGCTCGTCGCCCCGGCCGTGGCTGCCGGGCTGTACGCGTCCGCCTCGATCGAGACGATCTTCTTCGTCGACGTCGTCACCGCGCTGATCGGCATCGGCCTGCTCGCCCTGGTGCCCGTCCAGCGGCTGGTGCGCACCGACCAGGTCGCGGGCGTCCGGGGCTACGTCGCGGATCTCGTCGGCGGCGTGCGGTACGTCGCCACGCACGCCTTCGTGCGGTGGGTGCTGCTGCTGTGGGGCGTCGTGTTCGTGCTCATCGTCGCGCCGTCGTTCCTCACCCCGCTCATGGTCGTGCGCACGTTCGGCGACGAGGTGTGGAAGCTGACGGTCAACGAGCTCGCGTTCAGCGTCGGCATGCTGCTCGGCGGCATCGCGGTCGCGGCGTGGGGCGGGCTGCGCAACCGCATCGCCATGGTCGTCGGCACGACCGCACTGTTCGCGCTGTTCAACATCGGGCTCGGCGTCTCGACGAACCTGTGGGTGTTCTTCGCCTTCATGTTCCTCATCGGCCTCGGCGTCCCGTTCTTCTCGACGCCGACGATGACCGTGCTGCAGGAGAAGGTCGAGCCCGAGCGGCAGGGCCGCGTGTTCGGCTTCGTCGGCATCGTCATGGCGGTCGCGATGCCGCTCGGCATGTCGGTGTTCGGGCCGCTGGCCGACCGGTACAGCGTCGAGTCGCTGCTGGTCGCGGCCGGCGTCGCGCTGCTGCTCGTCGTCGTCGTGGCCGTCGCGCTGCCGTCCGGACGCCGGGCGATGGCGGAGGCCGACGCCGACGCGGCGACACCGGCCGTGGAGGACGCCCGGGTCTGACCCGGTGCACGTGCGCCGCCCGCGGGGGGTCGGGCGGCGCACGTGCGGTCCGGGGGTGTCAGCCCGCCGAGGGGGCCGACGGCGCGCTGGCCGGGCTGGGCGGCGTCTGCGGGCTGACGGGGCTCGCCGGGGACGCGGGGCTGGCGGGGCTGGCCGGGCTGGCGGTGCTCGCCGCCGTCCGCGGCGACGGCGCGCTGACGGCCGTCACCGTGGTGACCTGGCTGCCCGGCACGACGTTCGTCGGGTCGGCCGGCGGCGCGACGACCGCGTCGGCCGGTGCGGGCACCGGGGCTGCGGGCGCGGCCGGGGTGCTCGCCGAGCCGGGCACGGGCGCCGCGGACGGCGTGGCGGGCGAGCCGGGCACGGCCGCACCGGTCGGGGCGGCCGTGGGCGCGATCGTCACGGCGGGCAGCGGGGCGTCGTCCCCGGCGGCGGCGGCCGCGGACGCGGCGGCCACGCCGCCGATCCCGATGGCGCCGGACACGAGCCAGACGGCGGTGTTCCTCTTCACGATGCTCTCCTCTCGGTGGTGCCGGGGGCCGGCACCGGGACGCCCCGGACGGGGCGGGGGACGAGGTCCCGCGCGAGCAGCGCCCACGCACGGACCAGGTGCTCCGCCGGCCGGCTCGCGGCCAGCGAGAGCAGGACGGCGGCGGCACGCGCCCGCAGGCCGACCGGGTCGACGACCCGGTCCGCCTCACGCAGCAGCGCGTCGCGCCAGCCGGGCACCGCGCGGTACCCGGGGTCGAGGGTCGGCAGGACGCTCGTGTGCGCGAGCAGGCACGCGAGGTCGTCCACCAGCAGGCCGGGCCCGAGCGTGTCGACGTCGACGAGGCCGAGGCCGGTCGCCCCGTCCCACCACAGGTTGGCCGGGTGCAGGTCGCCGTGGGTGACGCCGGCCGGACCCGGGTCGGTCACGGCGACGGCCGCGTGCACGGCGTCGGCGGTCCACCGGACGACGTCCGCGAGGTCCGGCGCGTGGTCGACGAGCGCCGCGACGTACTGCTCGAGCCGCGCGCTCCACGGCGGCCGGGCGGGCAGCGCGTCCGCCGGGACGGCGGCGACGCGGCTCAGCAGCTCGAGGACCGCGCCCGGGTGCGGGGCGTCGCCGGCCATCAGGTGGTCGGCGAGCGGGCGCCCGGCCGCGGACCCGAGGACGACGAGCCCCGGCGTGTGCGCGACCGTGGCGGGCACCGGCACGTCGACCCCGCGCAGCAGCGCCAGCCGCGTGACGAGGCCCGTCGAGCGGTCCGCGCGCAGCACCTTGGCCCAGCGGTCGCCCGTGTCGGTGCCGGCGGCGAGGACCGCGCGGCGCAGCGGCCGGTACGCCACCGTGCGCAGGGCCGTGACGCGGGTCGCGTCCCCCGCGCCAGCGAGCACGCCCGCGAGCAGGTCCGGCGTGCTCGCCGTGCGCAGGGCCGGCAGCGCCGGGTCGTCGGGGTGGGCCCACACCGCGAGCGCGGCGTCGCCGACCCGCACGCGTGCCACGCCGGGCCCGTCGACGTCGGCCGTCGTGACCGTGAGGTGGTGCGTGACCGGCTCCGCCGCCGGTGCGCCCGCGGGCCGGGTGCCGACGACGTAGCCGACGCTCGTCTCCGCCCCCGGGCGGGCGTGCACGGCGTCACGTCCCCACCGCTCCACGCGCAGGCCCGCGGGCTCGAGCACCGCGGCCAGCACGTCGCCGGCGGCGGGGCCCAGGAGCACGCGCTCGGTCGTCGTCATGGCAGCCATCCGACCCGGTGCGGGTGGGGCCCGCGTGACACCCGGATGAGAGGGTTGTCATGTGCGTGCGGACGACGGGCCAGGTGCTGCCCGGCCCGCGCACGGGCGCCCCGCGCTCGTGGCCCTCGTGACGGCGGGCGGCGCGGTCGGCACCCTGGCGCGCTACGGCGTCGGTGAGCTCGTGGACGGGCCTGGCGCCTGGCCGGTCGCGACGACGGTGGTGAACCTGGCGGGCGCGCTCGCGCTCGGGCTGCTCGTCGGCGCGCTGGGCCACGGGCCGCTGTCACCGTCGGCGCGCGCCGCGCGGCTCGCCCTGGGCACCGGGGTGCTGGGCGGGTTCACGACGTTCAGCACGCTCGCGCTCGAGGTGGAGCGGCTGCTGGCCGGCGGCGACGCCCTGCTCGCGGTCGGGTACGGGGTGGTGAGCGTGGGGGTCGGCGTGCTCGCGGCGCTCGCGGGGGTCGTCACCGGCTCCCGGCTGCGGCGCCGGACGGGGACGTGGCCGTGACGGTGCTGCTGCTCGCGCTCGCCGGCGGGCTGGGGGCCGCCGCGCGGTTCGTGCTCGACGGCGCGGTGACCGCCCGCACCCGTACCCCGTTCCCCCGCGGGACGTTCCTGGTCAACGTGGCGGGCTCGCTGCTGCTCGGGCTGGTCGCGGGAGGGCACGCGGCGGGGGCGCTGGGGCCGGACGTGCTCCTCGTCGCCGGCACCGGCTTCTGCGGCGGCTTCACGACGTTCTCCACCGCGACGGTCGACACGGTGCGGCTGGCACGGGACGGGGAGGTGCGCCGCGCGCTGCTCAACGCCGTCGGGACGCTCGTGGCGTGCGTCGCGGCCGCGGCCGCGGGCGTCGGGCTCGCCGGCACCCTCCTGCGCTGACGCCCGGTTCCTCACCCTTGTCCGCCCCGGCGGCACGGCGGAGACTGGCCGCACGACGGCTGTGCGACGGGGGGCGGACATGACCGCACGAGGACGGGGCACGCCCGCGCGCGTGCTGACGGCGGCGGCGCTGGCGGTGACCGCGGGCCTGGCGGCGGCGCCACCCGCGACGGCGGCCCCGCCCGTGTACCGGTGCAGCGAGCAGGCGGACTGGCCGATCGTCACGGACAGCGGGCGACGCGTCCTCGACGGGGACCTGCTCGGGGACCTGCGGGTCTGCGACGTCAGCGGGGTGCACGTGCTCGGGGACGTGCGGGTCGAGCCCGGCACGCACACGAACCTCTTCCGCTCGCTCGTCGACGGGGTCGTGGCGTCCGCGGGCGCGGTGGACCTCATCCAGACCACCGTGCGGGACGACGTGCACCTCACGGGCGGCGCCGGCCTCGCGACGGCGAACGCGCACCTCGAGGGCTCGGTGCGGGCGCGCGGCAGCGTCATCCTCGACCAGACGGTCGTGCGCGGCGACGTCGTGGTGGAGACGAGCGTGCAGCAGCCGTGGCTGCGGGTCGTCGACAGCACCGTGAGCGGTGACCTCGCCGCGCACGGCGGCGACATGACGTTCGCGTGGACCACCGTCGAGGGGGACATGGATGTCGCGCGCTGGACCAACCTGCGGGTGTGCGGCGGCGGCGTCGGCGGCGACGTGCTCCTGGCCGCCGCGGCCGGCACCGGCGCGCTCGGGGCGTCGTCGTGCGGCGGGCAGGGCCCGCGCATCGGCGGGTCGCTGACGGCGGTCGACGTGCAGCCCTCGCTCAGCGTGCTGCGCACGAGCGTCGGCGAGGACCTGCGCTGCCTCGCGGCCCCCGGGCTGCTGCAGCTGTTCGGCGTCAGCGTCGGCGGGTACCGCGACCCGGGCTGCCGGTCACGCTGAGCGGCGTCGGGTGCGGGTGAGGCCGACCGCCGCTCAGGGGCGCCCGGGCTCGTCCACAGGCGTGGCGCCCGTCGCCTCGGCCGTCGCGCGGTCGACGAGGTAGACGCGGCCGCTCGCGTCGCGCACGCGCACGAACTCGGCCTGCAGCGCCGACTCGCGGCGGCGCTCCTCCTCGGTGGCGCTGCGGCCCGCACGTCGCGGGTGCGCGACCGACGCAGGACCGAGCAGGTACCGCGCGAGCCAGTCGGTCATGTCGAACCGTCGTCCTCGCGCCATGCGGTCCCCTCCACCTTTCGTGAGCGCACTCATCATAAGGGCACGAAGGAGTGGCGGTAGCATCGGGGCCGTGACGCGCGCGACGACGACGGACCCCCTGGCGGTCGAGGCCCAGGTGTGCCTCACGCTCTCGGCGGCCGCACGCTCGCTCGTCGCCTTCTACCGGCCGCTCCTCGAGCCGCTCGGGCTCACGCACCCGCAGTACCTCGCGATGCTCGCGCTGTGGCAGCACGGCACGCTCTCGCTGCGCGCGCTCGCCGACCTGCTGCACCTGGA includes these proteins:
- a CDS encoding glycogen/starch/alpha-glucan phosphorylase, with protein sequence MTENRVNGTAPVTAPQHSVEGFVKEFLRELHFGQGVTLARSNVNDQYLALARTVRQYLMARWLETVRRQMEAQSKAVAYLSAEYLLGRQLDNALIATDMAEIVEEGLGSLGIDLATLREQEVEPGLGNGGLGRLAACFVDSLATMSVPCIGYGIRYEYGIFRQTFVDGWQVEQPDTWLELGAPWEFPHPEHAVTVHFGGSTETYTDEDGVERTRWNPAWDVLGVPYNYMVPGYQNGRVNTLRLWSARATRAFDLQIFNSGDYAEAVRAQTFAENISKVLYPEDSTPQGKELRLQQQYFFVACSIRDFVDNVLPAGFDLHRLPERIVFQLNDTHPVIAVPELMRILVDEKKFAWDEAWAVTQQCFAYTCHTLLPEALEVWSVDLLGRLLPRHLEIIYRINEEFLAQVRERFPNDEPRLRRMSIIAEHPERSVRMAYLATIAGSKVNGVAELHSQLLRDNVLPDFAEVWPDKFTNVTNGVTPRRFIRLANPALSDLVTDAIGPGWLTDLERLREMEPLADDAEFRERFRAVKAANKQRLADVLERRDGITLRTDAMLDVMVKRLHEYKRQTLKLLHVVSLYERITTGELDPASIQPRVFAFGAKAAPGYTMAKQIIGLINHVARTVNADPRVQGALTVVFPPNYNVTLAEKLIPAADLSEQISLAGKEASGTGNMKFALNGALTIGTDDGANVEIRRLVGDENFFLFGLTEPEVEQVQAAGYQPSRYYEENPTLRRAIDLVASGAFADGDRQCFAPVVSNLLTEDRFLVLADFASYLEAQDRVDAAYRDPEAWTRSAILNVARSGFFSSDRSMWDYIDRIWHTQPVLAR
- a CDS encoding cell wall metabolism sensor histidine kinase WalK, with amino-acid sequence MTDATGRRPPALPPRRAARPVPPPSAVETTLPLPAVDVAPRPPTPPTPEGPAAPAPSAEPERRVVTVRVRVLAAVLAATCAALAVSGWVAALLGGARVDARIDDDLRRNAEQVRLLAADGVDPQTGGPFASAHELVVTAMSRTVPARTEGMLALQDGAVTVVAADSVVLRPEDDAELVARLADPALTASARLLSVPTAVTDWRVAVIPVRPADATTAADGTTVLVLAYDRTAERGAFVGIFGTYAAVAAVAAALVAVVGWVVAGRLLRPVRLLGRTARSITDTDLSARLPVRGNDDVAELTRAFNAMLDRIQAAVGAQRALLDDVGHELRTPLTVVRGHVELMDTADPADAQETRELVLDELDRMGRLMDDLLTLATVGSPDFVRFAPHDVGALTDTVSGNVRPLGRRRWGVEARAEGTALVDAQRLTQAWLQLAANAVKFSDEGSTILLGSRVVDDHLELWVTDEGVGIAPADVGRVFERFARADEDDERPGAGLGLAIVAAIAHAHGGTADVVSTPGRGSTFTVRVPLAGPPSGATPGPAAVPTAAAPTAAAPTSGGTP
- a CDS encoding response regulator transcription factor, with the translated sequence MTQILVAEDETRIARFVAKGLKAAGYGSTTVATAREALDLAASGEFDLLVLDLGLKGGDGLAVLRRLREHGSRMPVIILTARSTVRDVVAGLDEGADDYMAKPFTFEELLARIRVRLRTDPADEPTVLRAGDLSLDLRTRRAGVGDREVDLSAREFGLLEAFLRHPGQVLSREQLLSQVWGYDFDPSSNVVDVYVRYLRGKVGADRVETVRGMGYRLAAR
- a CDS encoding MFS transporter is translated as MFLAGQTSSLLGSMLVQYAIMWHLTLETRSGAVMALYAVFGFLPQAVVSVFGGVWADRHDRKKLIIGADATIAASTLALALLMLSGYDELWLLYLVAAIRSAGAGIQTPAVSSLLPQVVPTEKLMRVNGINQTIQSAMMLVAPAVAAGLYASASIETIFFVDVVTALIGIGLLALVPVQRLVRTDQVAGVRGYVADLVGGVRYVATHAFVRWVLLLWGVVFVLIVAPSFLTPLMVVRTFGDEVWKLTVNELAFSVGMLLGGIAVAAWGGLRNRIAMVVGTTALFALFNIGLGVSTNLWVFFAFMFLIGLGVPFFSTPTMTVLQEKVEPERQGRVFGFVGIVMAVAMPLGMSVFGPLADRYSVESLLVAAGVALLLVVVVAVALPSGRRAMAEADADAATPAVEDARV
- a CDS encoding phosphotransferase; protein product: MTTTERVLLGPAAGDVLAAVLEPAGLRVERWGRDAVHARPGAETSVGYVVGTRPAGAPAAEPVTHHLTVTTADVDGPGVARVRVGDAALAVWAHPDDPALPALRTASTPDLLAGVLAGAGDATRVTALRTVAYRPLRRAVLAAGTDTGDRWAKVLRADRSTGLVTRLALLRGVDVPVPATVAHTPGLVVLGSAAGRPLADHLMAGDAPHPGAVLELLSRVAAVPADALPARPPWSARLEQYVAALVDHAPDLADVVRWTADAVHAAVAVTDPGPAGVTHGDLHPANLWWDGATGLGLVDVDTLGPGLLVDDLACLLAHTSVLPTLDPGYRAVPGWRDALLREADRVVDPVGLRARAAAVLLSLAASRPAEHLVRAWALLARDLVPRPVRGVPVPAPGTTERRAS
- a CDS encoding CrcB family protein; translated protein: MALVTAGGAVGTLARYGVGELVDGPGAWPVATTVVNLAGALALGLLVGALGHGPLSPSARAARLALGTGVLGGFTTFSTLALEVERLLAGGDALLAVGYGVVSVGVGVLAALAGVVTGSRLRRRTGTWP
- the crcB gene encoding fluoride efflux transporter CrcB, yielding MTVLLLALAGGLGAAARFVLDGAVTARTRTPFPRGTFLVNVAGSLLLGLVAGGHAAGALGPDVLLVAGTGFCGGFTTFSTATVDTVRLARDGEVRRALLNAVGTLVACVAAAAAGVGLAGTLLR